GTTGCattaaagataaattattaaatgaatttgTTACTAAACATTTGAGCTCAAATGTATTCTAGGTTTATAGCATTTGGATGAATTTTGAAATTGTACATGGCGTATAAACATACGCATATaatcaagaaataaaattgtaaatatattgaaaactcaaaaagaatccttgttaaattaaaatacttgttAATAAAACTAGAGAGCATATTTAGTTTTTGCTATCTTAATTCAAATTGGTGTCAAGAGGCCATATTCAATCGATGTTAAAGTCTCGAAATTCTATTCCATGTCATGTGGCAGAGTATGACCTTGCATCTCTATCCTTATCCTTGCTCTCCCGTGGCTCTCGTGTAGTCCAATTTATGTTCgcttatgaatttttttatataaaaaagagtgaaagaaaAAAGGGTCAAGTTGCAATCGAGTTAGATCGAGGAtccaaagaattaaaattaaatttagaaaggaaaaaagaagaagaaagaagataatGCAAATCACTCTGATTATTTTGGACTTGTATTTAGGCTTAGAGAAATTGGACCAGCATATTGGCTGTATACTTTCTTCTGGGCCTAAATCCTTTAGATAAGGTCCAAAACAGCCTTTGATATGTTATATAGCAGCCAGATTCTGACAATGTtttgtagaaaataaaaaataaaaaaagtgtttctaTTTTAACGTACGTAATTATATGTTGTACTCTTGTTATTTAATAACTTAACAAGACCTAAGTTCCAGCTCAATGATGAGCATACtccccaattttttttcatcgaTCATTGGAAGTCTGGAATTACACGTCTTCAATACACCTTGCTTAGCAActtgaaaacatttttaaatttacaaaaaaaaaactattttttggtGAATGAGTTCCCTGTTCAAACTATTCTCAGATagattaataataaaatcttgGGAGTGCATATTAACTCTCAGTAGAGTTATTATGAGCTTTTTTGGTTTCAAAATGCATACAGTTTCACCGGATAATAAGTTGCACTCCTTAATTCTTATGAAGCCCGTAAACGATATTTGTTTGAGCCAGCAAGAGAAGTTGGGCCACCTTTTGTGTTGCCAGAGAATGTTATTTGAATGTGTACGGGCATTGCTACGTGCACTCGGTGAAATCGCTGGTGCACCCCGCAACTTGACAATTTTCCCATTTTACCCTTTCATAAAAGAAATACGGATCAACTAATCCGTAAGGTTCATACGGATTAGCTAATCcatatataaattacataatcTGTATGAGTTAATCCGTATAATTTATATGGATCACGTAATCCGTATGAGTTAAACTCATATGAATTACGTGATccgtaagtgttttttttttaattttttaatagtaaatattttttatttataaaaaatatacagattaaataattcatatgagttatatcaaaattaattgtcacaaaatttattatttaaatttacatgcgcattcaatatacattaaaattttttagtgttatatataccaacattatttattttataatataatcagGCTATTAGTTCAGTTGGTTAAAGCGTCGTACTAATAACCTAAAAGTCATATAAATTACGAATTAGTTAATCTGTATCCCTTTTATGAAagggcaaaataaaaaaagtacaaaattgTTGGGTGAACCAGCAATTTTGTTGGGTGCAGTAGCAATACCCTATGTGTACGCATGTAGTTGCATTACACAGGCTTAGATCGATCAGAATCTGgcataaatgataaaaacacTTCGTTTGCTGTTGAGTGTTGTTTGATTCTGTCTTTCTCATGCACCTAAAGACTTGCATTCTTATATTTTTCGTTGTGAACAAAAATGGTAcacatatgaaagaaaaaaaaagttgtaaataCTTTTTGTTTGAATTCTACGTATATTAGAAGAGTTTGCCACCATCTTGTGTTGAGATAAGTTTAAaagagtttattttaataagttatatCAATAAGCTTATTGAAACAAGTTAAAAACAAGTAAcatatgtaaaaatatacatacactgatctaaacatgcaaataaatttaaatagcatatttagatcaaacaacgaaaattaaaagaattacgagcgtacctccagccattgcaaatTGAACGGGAAGCGGCGCACACACGAACCTGAAAGacagttttgttcttccagacccttactcactctgaatagatggtgtatttttttttgaatagagaagtgggtttggtgatacaaaactgagagcaccccatcctatttatagagtctgtccatCACAGAGCTCTTAACTTGTTATCAGAACGTGAGATAGGAAGTTATCAAACATGAGATAAGAAGTAATCAGTACGTGAGATAAATGATGGgtacgtgatttgttactgaaggtggtcgcaaatatatttgcaaagatatgggatgaatgtggatggaaaatggaccagattcagaagtaacaaatttttccaaaataataaaatataaaggaatGTGCAACGTGCACATAACGTGGGCCtccaacattctcccacttggtccatttaactcaacatcaaccataacaagaaacataatatatgagtcatggcgataggtcctctgatgatgagtagtatcttccatgtaccacaatatatcgagtctctcaacactagctctcaacttaattaataaaccatatgtttattctatatctaaactgaatgatttttctcgaaataaataaatatgtgcacaaaacgatatgagaaaatatctaactgaataagagtttcattgaaaataacaaatgtacgtacaatgaaattacatcatggaaccaagtcccattcgtactacatgatccttaaaattctttggtggcatgcctttagttaaaggatcagcaATCATTAACTCAGTGTTGACgtgttcaatgaccactttttttttctttaacacgttctcttatggctaagtacttgatgtcgatgtgcttacttcgactttcacttttgttgtttttagccataaacactgcagcaaagttgtcacaatacaactttaatggcctagaaatagagtccacaactctaaggccagatatgaaactcttcaaccatacaccatgcgaggtagcctcaaaacaagaaacgaactcagcctccatagtggaagtagcagtcaaggtttgtttggcacttctccaagatacagctccactggctaacataaaaatataaccagatgttgatcttcgtgaatcaacacaaccagcaaagtctgagtcggAGTAGCCGATCACTTCCAGACAATTAGTTTGTCtgtacatgagcatgtaatcttttgttccttgaagatatctcatcactttctttgcagctttccagtggtcaatacctggattactttgatatcttcccaaaactccaacagcgaatgcaatatcaggtctagtgcaaacctgagcatacataaggcttccaactgctgaagcatatggaatatttttcatgtgttcccgctcaaaatcatttttggggcattgactcaaagcaagtttgtcacccttcacaatgggagctacacttggtgaacaatctttcatattaaatctctctaaaactttgttgatataggtttcttgagacaagcctaaaatgccttgagatctttctctatggatctttatgcctatgacataagatgcctctcccatatccttcatatcaaagttctttgagagaaattgtttcacctcatataacatacccttatcattagtcgcaagcagaatgtcatctacgtataatacaaggaaacaaatcttactcccactgaccttctggtatatacagtgatccatgacattctcttcaaagctaaatgaagaaatgacctcatgaaattttaaataccattggcgggaggcttgtttcaatccatagatggacttattaagcttgcagactgagtgctcaccaacactagataagaatccctcaggttgtttcatgtaaacctcttcttctagatcaccattcaggaacgccgttttcacatccatttgatgcagctcaagagagtctttcttagatacaggggaaaaggtctctctgtaatcgattccttctctttgagtgaatcctttagcaacaagtcttgccttatgtctctcaatgttgccttctgagtctttctttgttttgaagacccatctacatccgatggcttttacaccaacaggcaactcaacgagatcccaaacttggttagatgccatagaatccatctcatccctcatagcattatatcacaaatttgattccttagaactcatggcttgtgaaaacgtctcaggatcattttcggctccaatgttgtagtctgattcttgtaggtacactacataatcactaggaattgctgtcttttttattctagtagatcttcttaatgttgtttggtcatcTTGCTGAGGAACTTGTTCAACTAGTTCTTCACCAGTTTGTTCaatatcatcatgttgttcctcacaaacaactcgatctacatgatcactttcaacagcttgtggaacttcaatcactggttgtctaacacccattttaacttgaggggtgggaatgactaccaacctattacttgtcccagaaggttcagcttcatagtgatccctttcagaagaaatgttctgaaattgatcactcccactgatcaagtcattttcaagaaactttgcattccttgattccacaatcctagtgttgtgggatggacaatagaacctataccctttagacctttcagcatatccaatgaaatacccagtaatagtcttagggtctagtttcttctcttgtggattatagattcttacttcagacgggcatccccaaacgcgtatatgtcgcaaacttggtttccaacccttgaataattcaaaaggtgtctttgagatagccttggttggaactcggtttaatatatacgcagccgtcttaagagcatcaatccacaaaaattgaggaagctttacattactcctcatgcttctcaccatgtctaataaggttcgatttcttcgttctgccacaccattctgatccggagaaccaggcatagtgtattgggcaacaatcccatgttcttgaagaaatttcgCAAATGAACATGGTGCTTGTCCATCTTCTgtgtatctaccatagtactccccacctctatctaatctcacgatcttaatttgttttccacattgtttctcaacttcagccttaaaaactttaaaggcatctaaagcttcattcttagaatgaagtaagtagagatacatatatcgtgaataatcatctataaaggttatgaagtatttcggactatttgcatccatgtctggacaacatatgtctgtatgtatgatttctaataaattagaactcctctttgcaccctttttagacttgttagtttgcttacccttaatgcaatctacacaagtctcaaaatcaacaaaatctaaagtactaagtactccttcatttactaatcgcttgattctttcaatagagatatgtcctaatctccggtGCCACAACATAGAGGATTCTTCATTCACAATACGTCGTTTTAACCCAACAGAAACGTGCATAGAAGTAGCGTCATTTTGCAATTCAATCGAATAAAGACCATCAACCAATTGACCACAACCAATAATTTCagatttatttagtaaattaaaaccaaagtctgtaaaattaaaataaaatcccaaaggtgcaagtttagaaacagaaattaagtttttacagaaactaggaacataaaaaactttctccaaatgtaatttaaagccactacttaaGACTAAGACGCACGTTCCAATGGCCTCTACATGTGAGCTCATCCTACTCCCTGAGTAGATGCactgctcacttcccactggctTCCTTAAGCTTTCCATACCCTGcaaggtattagaaacatggattgtagaaccagagtcaatccaccatgtattatgattcacattaatcatattagattcataacaaacaAAGGCAAATGgtgtacctttcttctcaaaccaacttttaaatttgggacagtccttcttcatgtgtcctttctttttacaaaagaaacactttgaatcctttttaattgttggctGAGTCGGAATCTTTCCTTTATTGGTGTCTACAGACTTCTTCCTATCCTTTCCAGAATTAGAAATAGTCAAATTtaccttctcaccctcttccattatcaatctctcctcttcttgaacacacatggtcatcaattcattaatagaccattaatccttatgtgtgttgtaggagatTTTGAAGGGTGTATACTGTTGAGGTAGGgtgcacaaaatgaaatgtaccAGGAAGGATTCAGACATGGTAACTTCCAAGGTTTTCAACTGAGCCACTATGTCCCTTAAGCGCATGATATGTTCACGCACACCTCTCGTTCCAGTAAGCTTAATGGAAGAGAATTGCATAATGAGTGTGCTAGCAAGTGACTTCTCAAAGGTCGTAAACTGTTCATCAATGGCTTTCAACAGATCTCTGACCTTATCATGCTGGTCAACTGAACCCCGGATACTAGCGTATATGTtggtttttatgaacataacGGAGAGACGATTAGATCTCTCCCACTTTTCATAAAGATCAACAGCATCAGGTTCGCTAGTTTCAGTAATAGCCGGTGGCTCAtccttccttatagcatagtcaatatccatccagcccaaatgaaggagaactctttccttccaaaccttataattatcacCTTTCAAAATGGGAAGGTCATAAGAAATATTCATAGATTGTGAAActgcaaacaaacacacatgctcattaagaaaatttgagactaaacaaatgtcatgttttgcccatgcaaatcatgtctcaatatatgaatctagtgacacaaaacttgcctgtgggctaaagtcctactcaattagattcatcatgcaactttatgataaaactattaaatcatgttcttttccttaattcctgtgggtaaattaagaaatataatttaatattttatcctaattaatcatacaaatataacaaaattcccgtgggtagatttcatcacattacatatgattaatcacaaataatatttctaatgtgattataaatttagcat
The genomic region above belongs to Glycine max cultivar Williams 82 chromosome 14, Glycine_max_v4.0, whole genome shotgun sequence and contains:
- the LOC102660344 gene encoding uncharacterized protein, which translates into the protein MAGVSQSMNISYDLPILKGDNYKVWKERVLLHLGWMDIDYAIRKDEPPAITETSEPDAVDLYEKWERSNRLSVMFIKTNIYASIRGSVDQHDKVRDLLKAIDEQFTTFEKSLASTLIMQFSSIKLTGTRGYGKLKEASGK